One segment of Drosophila mauritiana strain mau12 chromosome 3R, ASM438214v1, whole genome shotgun sequence DNA contains the following:
- the LOC117142549 gene encoding uncharacterized protein LOC117142549, translating into MQNPICEPFTSWPVKFDINQLIKEFKPEEKGRQVDEDKSPRDFLHLPDNNWVVLPSFKYRFEHLTPCLSCRQSKYMRCRFQKFLDNVPSSYVTISLYGSNVSNMPKPRRKSLNGQFYGVDNKLAPVPAVADPRSPPHRK; encoded by the exons ATGCAGAATCCGATTTGTGAACCGTTCACCAGTTGGCCGGTAAAGTTCGACATCAACCAGCTCATCAAGGAGTTTAAGCCGGAGGAGAAGGGCCGCCAGGTGGATGAGGATAAATCGCCGCGGGACTTTCTCCACCTACCCGACAACAACTGGGTGGTCCTGCCCAGTTTTAAGTACCGATTCGAGCACTTGACCCCGTGTCTTTCCTGCCGCCAGAGCAAATATATGCGGTGCCGCTTTCAGAAGTTTTTAGATAACGTACCCAGCAGCTACGTGACCATCTCCTTGTATGGCTCCAATGTGAGCAA CATGCCCAAGCCGAGGCGAAAGAGTCTGAATGGCCAGTTCTACGGAGTGGACAACAAACTGGCTCCTGTTCCGGCGGTCGCAGATCCTCGCTCTCCTCCGCACCGAAAGTAG
- the LOC117144988 gene encoding sodium-independent sulfate anion transporter: MRDNEDDLYRERLPNVCGAVSSKARSCCSMRSVHRYLPVTDWLPKYQWNFLAMDVVAGLTVGLTAVPQAIAYGAVANLPPAYGLYSAFMGGFVYILLGTCKDITVGPTAIMALMVQPYVDGNPAYAVLICFLSGCIITLMGLLNLGVLMRFISVPVTTGFTMAAALTIATGQVNSLFGISSSASGFLNSWIYFFGHITQTRRNDAILGCCTLVLLLLMRQLKDLPFGFKSVWKYISLARNAVAVVIGILLCYLLKNDGKLPFLVSGSITPGLPPFKLPPFHTEDPETGESISFGDMVSNVGTALVSIPLLSILESIAVAKAFSKGKIVDASQEMIALGVSNILSSFFSSMPITGSFTRTAINNASGVRTPLGGAVTGALVLLTLAFLTTTFAYIPKATLAAIIIAAMFFMVEYETIGEIWRAKKRDMLPFLVTVLTCVFWTLEYGMVVGIVFNALFLLYKSMKPQFFLATEKFNGIEVTMADLKGSVDYAAAEYLKMSIVSHVTQRNSEGGAPTTLVVIKGHEIASIDTTVALNLKSLREDLALLKCDMICWNWSIPAAGVICRMDRKLRSMFKFSKSFPDLMQTIADAEAADSCIAVDLSQ; this comes from the exons ATGCGTGATAACGAAG ATGATCTTTATCGGGAGCGCCTGCCAAACGTTTGCGGTGCCGTGAGCTCAAAGGCgaggagctgctgcagcaTGCGTTCTGTGCACAGATACCTGCCCGTCACCGATTGGCTGCCCAAGTACCAGTGGAATTTTCTGGCCATGGATGTGGTGGCTGGTCTCACCGTGGGCCTCACAGCCGTGCCACAGGCCATAGCCTACGGAGCTGTGGCTAATCTGCCACCAGCCTATGGGCTCTACTCCGCTTTTATGGGTGGATTTGTGTACATACTCCTTGGAACCTGCAAGGACATCACAGTGG GACCTACGGCCATCATGGCGCTGATGGTGCAGCCTTATGTGGACGGCAACCCAGCGTATGCGGTGCTAATATGCTTCCTGTCCGGCTGCATCATCACTCTAATGGGTTTACTCAATCTAGGAGTGCTCATGCGGTTCATATCGGTGCCGGTGACGACGGGTTTTACGATGGCAGCCGCCCTAACCATTGCCACCGGCCAGGTTAATAGCCTCTTTGGCATTAGCAGTAGTGCCAGTGGGTTCCTAAACAGCTGGATATACTTTTTTGGTCACATAACGCAAACACGTCGAAATGATGCCATCCTTGGCTGTTGTACACTtgtgctcctgctgctcatGAGG caACTGAAAGACCTGCCTTTCGGCTTCAAAAGCGTGTGGAAGTATATTTCACTGGCCCGCAATGCTGTGGCCGTGGTAATTGGCATACTGCTGTGCTATCTTCTGAAGAACGATGGCAAACTGCCCTTTCTAGTGAGCGGCAGCATCACTCCAGGCCTGCCGCCCTTCAAGCTTCCCCCCTTTCACACAGAGGACCCAGAGACTGGAGAAAGCATCAGCTTTGGTGACATGGTATCGAACGTAGGCACTGCCCTGGTGTCCATACCACTGTTGTCCATATTGGAGAGCATAGCTGTGGCCAAGGCCTTCT CCAAGGGCAAGATAGTTGATGCATCGCAGGAGATGATTGCCCTGGGCGTCAGCAACATCCTCAGCagcttcttctcctccatGCCCATTACGGGATCCTTCACAAGGACAGCCATCAACAACGCCAGTGGAGTGAGGACCCCGCTGGGTGGTGCGGTCACCGGCGCTCTCGTCCTCTTGACCCTGGCCTTTCTCACCACCACATTTGCCTACATTCCGAAGGCGACCCTGGCAGCCATCATCATAGCAGCCATGTTCTTTATGGTGGAGTACGAGACCATCGGCGAGATTTGGCGGGCTAAAA AACGCGATATGCTGCCTTTCCTGGTTACCGTGTTGACCTGTGTCTTCTGGACCCTGGAGTACGGAATGGTGGTGGGCATCGTCTTCAATGCGCTTTTCCTGCTCTACAAGAGCATGAAGCCGCAGTTTTTCTTGGCAACCGAGAAG TTTAATGGCATCGAGGTGACCATGGCCGATCTCAAGGGCAGCGTGGACTACGCGGCAGCCGAGTACTTGAAGATGTCGATTGTGTCGCACGTGACGCAAAGGAACAGCGAGGGAGGTGCCCCCACCACACTGGTGGTCATCAAGGGGCACGAGATCGCCTCAATTGATACGACCGTGGCTTTG AACCTCAAGTCACTGCGCGAAGATCTCGCCCTGCTGAAGTGCGACATGATCTGCTGGAACTGGAGTATTCCGGCGGCGGGAGTGATTTGCCGGATGGACAGGAAGCTGCGCAGTATGTTCAAGTTCTCGAAAAGCTTTCCAGACCTAATGCAAACAATTGCGGATGCCGAGGCAGCCGATTCGTGTATCGCCGTTGACTTGAGTCAATAA
- the LOC117142547 gene encoding nucleoplasmin-like protein — MESESFYGVTLSEKEAIAQFEVPDVPEEYIVHSHKLIIKQISLGPEAKTGEFNVVQAETNINDDGEKKTLKIPIAVLKVGETRSLRPNVEFPNGSVTFKLVQGSGPVHVCGKVEMNFGEFDDGQIYEEYSDEEEDSELEFDEEAAPQTNGKSNKKK, encoded by the exons ATGGAGTCCGAGTCGTTTTATG GTGTCACACTCAGCGAGAAGGAGGCCATCGCACAGTTCGAGGTCCCAGATGTACCCGAGGAGTACATCGTCCACTCGCACAAGCTCATCATCAAACAGATTTCCCTCGGCCCAGAAGCGAAGACCGGCGAATTCAACGTTGTACAG GCGGAGACGAACATAAACGACGATGGTGAGAAGAAAACCCTGAAGATCCCCATTGCCGTGCTGAAGGTCGGCGAGACCCGTAGCTTAAGACCAAATGTCGAGTTCCCCAACGGATCAGTGACCTTCAAACTGGTGCAGGGAAGTGGGCCCGTACACGTCTGCGGCAAG GTCGAGATGAACTTTGGCGAGTTTGACGACGGTCAGATTTACGAGGAGTATtcggacgaggaggaggataGCGAACTGGAATTCGACGAAGAAGCAGCTCCTCAGACGAACGGAAAGAGTAATAAGAAGAAGTAG
- the LOC117142544 gene encoding uncharacterized protein LOC117142544: MEWTREKTLQLISEYRSRRGLWDMTCDEYRKKDVKQRLLNEVSQVLGGNIPINELEKKFHTLRTQYHREISRMKRKEPYNSKWFGFKNLVFLSSPYACRSTKGRLKADLQGDERKFVLGEVTADHNSDSSTPANHNSNTNANMNEEYLRKNHASSRAQELEKLIEETTKDVDDIDESELEEGEVKPKQAKEMSVRFVSLNEQEETEPLENHHQTLMDLHHQGNAVEAVSFQANESGELHYQTTPSQSTGSSSVHVMPTRIIKIQRRDTSSGHEDSYFEEHTQLHPPPVKRMYYEASPASHNTTSILSPALESSANGTASSVLTTSPGITMSNLRLPKVNTPPKPAQAQAIPSPPPPTIVSLPPARDEFATYGEYVANEMRAISNREVLVALKHRINTAIFEANMAEIAPK, translated from the coding sequence ATGGAGTGGACGCGCGAGAAGACGCTGCAGCTGATCAGTGAGTACCGCAGCCGACGCGGGCTGTGGGACATGACTTGCGACGAGTACCGGAAGAAGGACGTCAAGCAGCGGCTCTTGAACGAAGTCAGCCAAGTGCTGGGCGGGAACATACCGATCAACGAGCTGGAGAAGAAGTTCCACACGCTGCGCACGCAGTACCACCGCGAGATCAGTCGCATGAAACGCAAGGAGCCCTACAACTCCAAGTGGTTTGGATTCAAAAACCTGGTGTTCCTCAGCTCGCCTTACGCCTGCCGCTCCACAAAGGGTCGCCTGAAGGCGGATCTGCAGGGCGACGAGCGCAAGTTTGTCCTGGGCGAGGTCACCGCCGATCATAACAGCGACAGCAGCACGCCGGCCAATCACAACAGCAACACGAACGCCAACATGAACGAGGAGTACCTCCGCAAGAACCACGCCAGCAGTCGGGCCCAGGAGCTGGAGAAACTCATCGAGGAGACAACCAAAGACGTGGACGACATTGATGAGTCGGAGCTGGAGGAGGGGGAGGTCAAGCCAAAGCAGGCGAAAGAGATGAGTGTCCGTTTTGTGAGCCTCAACGAACAGGAAGAGACGGAGCCGCTGGAGAATCACCATCAGACTCTGATGGACCTGCACCACCAGGGCAACGCCGTGGAAGCCGTCAGCTTCCAGGCCAACGAGAGCGGCGAACTGCACTACCAGACCACACCATCCCAAAGCACGGGCAGCAGCTCGGTGCACGTAATGCCCACACGAATCATTAAGATCCAGCGGCGGGACACGTCGAGTGGGCACGAGGATAGCTACTTTGAGGAGCACACGCAACTGCATCCGCCGCCGGTCAAACGCATGTACTACGAAGCCAGTCCAGCATCGCACAACACCACCTCCATTCTGTCCCCCGCACTGGAAAGCAGTGCCAACGGCACAGCCAGCAGTGTGCTGACCACCTCGCCCGGAATAACCATGAGTAACCTGCGCTTGCCCAAGGTGAACACGCCGCCCAAACCAGCCCAGGCCCAAGCCATCCCCAGTCCACCTCCGCCCACCATTGTCAGCCTGCCGCCAGCGCGCGACGAGTTCGCAACGTATGGAGAGTACGTGGCCAACGAGATGCGCGCCATCAGCAATCGGGAGGTGCTTGTCGCCCTCAAGCACCGCATCAACACGGCCATCTTCGAGGCCAACATGGCCGAAATAGCCCCGAAATAG
- the LOC117142541 gene encoding 4-hydroxybutyrate coenzyme A transferase, which translates to MSKQLARHVGQLNSLLKTAATASSVSAHNNYFTYVRELSHPIAREPPIVKPEEAVACVKSGDTVFAGGAAATPVALLNAMAKHGKSNNLECVTVCHMHTEGPGEYAKPEYKDHFRSNSFFMGANVRKAVADGRGDNVPIFLHEIPNLFYKQIVKPDVSFIHVSPPDNHGYCSLGTSVDCVRAALLNSKLIVAQINPKMPRTFGDAIIHKSHFDLAIEVTDDLPQHGTGEISEVEKKIGKLIAENLVKDGATLQMGIGSIPDAVLAALHNHKDLGIHSEMFANGVVELVRKGCVTNSKKKMHQGRIVGSFLIGDKALYDFVDNNPFIEMYAIDYVNNTSIVKQQPRMTAINSCIEVDLTGQVCSDSIGPRFYSGFGGQVDFIRGAAEGLDGLGVPIIAMPSTTNKGESKIVPTLKAGAGVVTSRAHVHYVVTEHGIASLFGKNVRQRMYELIQIADPKHRETLEKQAFERIKVMPSPN; encoded by the exons ATGAGCAAGCAATTGGCGCGCCATGTGGGCCAGCTGAACAGCCTCCTGAAGACGGCGGCCACCGCCTCCTCGGTCTCCGCCCACAACAACTACTTCACCTACGTGCGGGAGCTGTCGCATCCCATCGCTCGGGAGCCTCCAATTGTCAAGCCGGAAGAGGCCGTGGCATGCGTGAAATCCG GTGACACGGTTTTCGCTGGCGGAGCAGCCGCCACACCCGTGGCTCTGCTGAACGCGATGGCCAAGCACGGAAAGAGCAACAACCTGGAGTGCGTCACGGTGTGCCACATGCACACGGAGGGTCCTGGCGAGTACGCCAAGCCGGAGTACAAGGACCACTTCCGCTCGAACTCCTTCTTCATGGGTGCCAATGTGCGCAAGGCGGTGGCCGATGGCCGTGGTGATAATGTGCCGATCTTCCTTCACGAGATCCCGAATCTGTTCTACAAGCAGATCGTAAAGCCAGATGTGTCCTTCATTCACGTGTCGCCGCCGGATAACCACGGCTACTGCTCCCTCGGCACCAGCGTCGATTGTGTGCGCGCTGCGCTGCTCAACTCGAAGCTCATTGTTG CTCAAATCAACCCCAAGATGCCGCGCACCTTCGGCGATGCCATCATCCACAAGTCTCACTTCGACCTTGCCATCGAGGTGACCGATGATCTGCCTCAGCACGGAACTGGTGAGATTTCCGAAGTCGAGAAGAAGATCGGCAAGCTCATTGCCGAGAACCTCGTCAAGGACGGCGCCACCCTGCAGATGGGCATTGGCAGCATCCCAGACGCCGTACTCGCCGCCCTGCACAACCACAAGGATCTGGGCATCCACTCCGAGATGTTCGCCAACGGTGTCGTGGAGCTCGTGCGCAAGGGATGCGTCACCAACAGCAAGAAAAAGATGCACCAGGGCAGAATTGTGGGCTCCTTCCTTATCGGCGACAAGGCTCTGTACGACTTCGTGGACAACAACCCCTTCATCG AGATGTACGCCATCGACTATGTGAACAACACCAGCATTGTGAAACAGCAGCCTCGCATGACGGCCATCAACAGCTGCATTGAGGTGGATCTGACTGGACAGGTGTGCTCAGACTCGATTGGTCCCCGCTTCTACTCCGGCTTCGGCGGACAGGTGGACTTCATTCGCGGAGCGGCGGAGGGTCTCGATGGCCTGGGTGTGCCAATTATTGCCATGCCATCGACCACCAACAAGGGCGAGAGCAAGATTGTTCCCACGCTGAAGGCAGGCGCTGGCGTCGTCACTTCGCGTGCCCACGTCCACTACGTCGTCACGGAGCACGGCATCGCCTCGCTGTTCGGCAAGAACGTGCGCCAGAGGATGTACGAACTCATCCAGATCGCCGATCCCAAGCACCGCGAGACCCTGGAGAAACAAGCCTTCGAGCGCATCAAAGTTATGCCCTCGCCGAACTAA
- the LOC117142548 gene encoding nucleoplasmin-like protein, translating to MAEESFYGVTLTAESDSVTWDVDEDYARGQKLVIKQILLGAEAKENEFNVVEVNTPKDSVQIPIAVLKAGETRAVNPDVEFYESKVTFKLIKGSGPVYIHGHNIKDDVEVVDMEEDDEEDDVAEDEEDEHPKKRAKIENAADGKNAKNNKKK from the exons ATGGCTGAGGAATCATTCTACG GAGTCACTTTGACCGCCGAGAGCGACAGCGTCACGTGGGATGTGGACGAGGACTACGCACGCGGCCAGAAGCTGGTCATCAAACAGATCCTCCTGGGCGCCGAGGCCAAGGAGAATGAGTTCAACGTGGTCGAG GTGAACACACCCAAGGACTCCGTGCAAATTCCCATCGCCGTCTTGAAGGCCGGAGAGACCCGCGCCGTCAATCCCGACGTGGAGTTCTACGAGTCGAAGGTGACGTTCAAGCTGATCAAGGGCAGCGGACCCGTCTACATCCACGGACACAACATCAAGGACGATGTGGAGGTGGTCGACATGGAGGAGGATGACGAGGAGGACGATGTggccgaggacgaggaggacgaGCACCCAAAGAAGCGCGCCAAGATCGAGAACGCCGCCGATGGTAAAAAtgccaagaacaacaagaagAAGTAA
- the LOC117142540 gene encoding ADAM 17-like protease, which translates to MFTKCISCCGLAIISVFFACLFVENCAALQKTLRHYEIFHKDDVVHRVVKRGAKHSTNPFNTIKEVEFTTLGKNFRLILHPHRDVLHSKFRAYAVDADGNETVVHMDHDSFYSGRVFGELESSVRAHIEDGTMTMSIHLPEETYHIEPSWRHLPEAKKDTMVAYKASDVKVHKNEAGSTPKTCGYIKEGLELEDNEHGDTLDNELHAREKRQSDQYEYTPTKTRCPLLLVADYRFFQEMGGGNTKTTINYLISLIDRVHKIYNDTVWQDRSDQEGFKGMGFVIKKIVVHSEPTRLRGGEAHYNMIREKWDVRNLLEVFSREYSHKDFCLAHLFTDLKFEGGILGLAYVGSPRRNSVGGICTPEYFKNGYTLYLNSGLSSSRNHYGQRVITREADLVTAHEFGHNWGSEHDPDIPECSPSASQGGSFLMYTYSVSGYDVNNKKFSPCSLRSIRKVLQAKSGRCFSEPEESFCGNLRVEGDEQCDAGLLGTEDNDSCCDKNCKLRRNQGAMCSDKNSPCCQNCQFMASGMKCREAQYATCEQEARCTGAHAECPKSPAMADGTTCQERGQCRNGKCVPYCETQGLQSCMCDIIADACKRCCRMSINETCFPVEPPDVLPDGTPCITGFCNKGVCEKTIQDVVERFWDIIEEINVAKTLRFLKDNIVMAVVLVTAVFWIPISCVISYFDRKKLRHEMKLIEWSQKLDLIHPSDERRRVIHIRVPRQKISVARACN; encoded by the exons atgtttacaaaatgCATTAGTTGCTGTGGCCTCGCAATTATCTCGGTTTTTTTCGCCTGCCTTTTCGTTGAGAATTGCG CTGCCCTGCAAAAGACGCTGCGCCACTACGAAATTTTCCACAAGGACGATGTGGTGCACAGGGTGGTGAAAAGGGGTGCCAAGCACAGCACGAATCCCTTCAACACCATCAAGGAGGTGGAGTTCACCACGCTGGGCAAGAACTTCCGGCTGATCCTGCATCCGCACAGGGATGTCCTGCACAGCAAATTCAGAGCCTACGCCGTGGATGCGGATGGCAACGAAACGGTGGTGCATATGG ATCACGATAGCTTCTATTCGGGTCGGGTGTTTGGCGAACTGGAGTCCTCTGTGCGTGCCCACATTGAAGACGGCACCATGACCATGTCCATTCATTTGCCGGAGGAAACCTATCACATTGAGCCCTCCTGGCGACACCTGCCGGAGGCCAAGAAGGACACCATGGTGGCATACAAGGCCTCGGATGTGAAGGTGCACAAGAATGAGGCGGGTTCCACCCCAAAAACATGTGGCTACATCAAGGAGGGTCTCGAGCTGGAGGACAATGAGCACGGTGATACTCTGGACAATGAGCTGCACGCGAGGGAGAAGCGTCAGTCCGATCAGTACGAGTACACGCCCACTAAGACCCGGTGTCCCTTGCTCTTGGTGGCAGACTATCGATTCTTTCAGGAAATGGGCGGAGGCAACACCAAGACCACCATTAACTACTTG ATAAGCCTCATTGATCGGGTGCACAAGATCTACAACGACACTGTGTGGCAGGATCGCTCGGATCAGGAGGGATTCAAGGGCATGGGCTTCGTGATCAAGAAGATCGTGGTGCACTCGGAGCCCACGAGACTGCGAGGAGGCGAGGCACACTACAATATGATCCGTGAGAAGTGGGACGTGCGCAATCTCCTGGAG GTCTTCTCCCGGGAGTACAGCCACAAAGACTTTTGCCTTGCCCATCTCTTTACCGATCTCAAGTTCGAAGGCGGCATTTTGGGCCTGGCCTACGTGGGCTCCCCCCGTCGCAACTCCGTTGGCGGCATATGCACTCCAG AATACTTCAAAAATGGTTACACTCTGTACTTGAACTCGGGTCTGAGCAGCTCCCGCAACCACTATGGTCAGCGGGTCATCACCAGGGAGGCTGACCTGGTCACGGCCCATGAGTTTGGACACAACTGGGGCTCGGAGCACGACCCCGACATTCCGGAGTGCTCACCCAGCGCCTCGCAAGGCGGCAGTTTCCTCATGTACACGTACTCTGTCAGTGGCTACGATGTGAACAATAAG AAATTCTCCCCCTGCTCCCTGCGTTCCATCCGTAAGGTGCTGCAAGCCAAATCGGGCAGATGCTTTTCAGAGCCCGAAGAGTCCTTCTGCGGCAACCTGCGAGTCGAGGGCGACGAGCAGTGCGATGCTGGTCTTTTGGGCACCGAGGACAACGACTCCTGCTGCGACAAGAACTGCAAGCTGCGCCGGAACCAAGGAGCCATGTGCAGCGACAAGAATTCGCCGTGCTGCCAGAACTGCCAGTTCATGGCCTCCGGAATGAAGTGCCGCGAGGCGCAGTACGCCACCTGCGAGCAGGAGGCTCGCTGCACCGGCGCCCACGCCGAGTGTCCCAAATCGCCGGCCATGGCGGACGGAACCACCTGCCAGGAGCGGGGTCAGTGCCGGAATGGCAAATGCGTGCCGTACTGCGAGACCCAGGGTCTCCAGAGCTGCATGTGTGATATCATCGCGGATGCCTGCAAGCGCTGCTGTCGCATGAGCATCAATGAGACTTGCTTCCCCGTGGAGCCACCTGATGTCCTACCCGATGGCACACCCTGCATCACAGGATTCTGCAACAAG GGCGTATGCGAAAAGACCATACAGGATGTGGTGGAGCGCTTCTGGGACATCATCGAGGAGATAAATGTGGCCAAGACCCTGAGGTTTCTCAAGGACAACATTGTCA TGGCCGTTGTCCTCGTCACCGCAGTCTTTTGGATTCCCATCAGTTGCGTCATATCTTACTTCGACCGCAAGAAGCTGCGCCACGAAATGAAGCTGATTGAGTGGAGCCAGAAACTGGACCTTATACATCCCAGTGACGAGAGGCGTAGAGTGATTCACATACG AGTGCCACGCCAGAAGATTTCGGTGGCCCGAGCCTGTAACTAG